Within the Thermosynechococcus sichuanensis E542 genome, the region GAGGCCGTACCTGTGGCCACGGTACAACTGCGATTTGATGGCTGGGTCACGGAACTGCAAGACCCCAGTAAACAAAAACAGGTGGCGGCAACGGGTATTGATAACCTGCTCTACACTGCCGATGCTGATTTTTCCTGCTTTGCCGATCTAGCCCTCACTAGCCCAGCGGACTACTATCGCGAAGGTCAAGGCTCCCTGCTGCAAGTGGTGCTTACGCCCGGTGATCCCTTCATCAAAGCCAGCAATGAAGAGATTGCCCAACATGTGCTGCGCCAAGTCCATGAACTCTTCCCTTCGTCGCGCCATCTGAACATGACATGGTACAGTGTCGTCAAATTAGCGCAGTCCCTTTATCGCGAAGCCCCCGGTATGGATCCCTATCGTCCACCCCAAAAAACCCCTGTTCCTAACTTTTACTTGGCGGGCAGCTATACACAACAGGACTACATTGACAGCATGGAGGGCGCGACGATGTCCGGACGACAAGCCGCCCAAGCGATTTTGGCAGGAGGTCATGGATGAGTTGGCTAGAGCATACGGTTCAGATTGAAGTGGCAGCGGATGTCGATCGCGTCTGGGCACTGTGGTCCGATCTGGAGAAAATGCCCCTGTGGATGAAGTGGATTGAGTCAGTGGTCATTACTGAAGAAGACCCTACCCTCTCCCGCTGGACGTTGGCCACGGGAAGCTGGCATTTTAGCTGGCGATCGCGCATTTGCCGCCAAGTAAAGCACCAAATGATTCAGTGGGAGTCGGTGGATGGGCTACCCAATCGGGGCGCAATTCGCTTTTACGATCGCCATGGCAGCACAATTGTTAAGCTGTCGGTCGCCTATGCCATTCCGGGCATTTTGGGACAAATGATGGATCGCCTGTTCTTGGGGCGTGTGGTGGAAAGTACATTGCAAGCGGATCTCGAACGCTTTCGGGAGTATGCCCAACAGATGCAGCCGACACAGGTTTCCTGAGTTTGGCTTAAAGTTGCGCTAGGCAAAAAGAGATGGCGATCGCTAGCAGAGCTGCACCGGGAAACGTGAGCACCCATGCCATGAAAATTTGCGCCCACACTTGCCAGTTCACCTCCCCTTGATGGCGATAGCCAGCACCCGTAATCGCGCCCACCACGACTTGCGTCGTACTGACGGGAAAGCCCACGAGACTCGCGGCGCCCACAGTCAAGGCGGCACTGAGATTTGCGAAGCAGCCACTCACAGGGTCAAGGGGAGTAATTTTCTCCCCGGTGGTGCGGATAATCCGTTCGCCGCCGCCATAGGTACCAATCGCGATCGCCAAGGCACAGGCACCCATAACCCAGAAGGGTACCCCCGCATCGGGGGCGAGTTGTCCCCAACTCACAAGGGCAAGGGTAATCACCCCCATGGTTTTCTGGGCATCATTGGCACCATGGGCAACGGCCATCAACATGCCAGAGAGAATCTGCAACCGTTGCCAGTGTTCTGGGGGAATCTCTTGGGATTGCAGCCATTTCTCAACGAGGGTCATGAAACTCAGGCCAATGGCGATCGCCACCAAGGGGGACACGACCATGGGAATAACCACTGCCTCAACAATCCCCTGCCAATAGATGATTTGCGGTGACACTTGAAAGAGGGCTGCCCCTACCAAACCACCAATGAGGGCGTGGGAAGAACTACTGGGCAACCCCCAATACCACGTCAGCAAATTCCAGCCCATGGCACCAAGGAGTGCAGCACTAATCACGCCAAACCAATGGGAACCCAAGGCACTGCTGTTGAGAATGCCTGCTTCAATTGTTAGCGCCACCCGCGTACTCAAGAAGGCACCCCCAAAATTAGCCACAGCCGCAAGGATGAGCGCCGCTCGCAGGGACAGAGCACGGGTCGCCACCACCGTTGCAATCGCATTGGCGGCATCATGGAAGCCATTGGTGACATCAAAAAGGAGGGCGATCGCAATCAGCCCCCCCTTGAAATCAATCGCCATGCCCTAGGCAGAGGCACTGACTTGATCTTTATTCTTGGCAAGGAATTTCTCTAATTCCGCAAGGGCGTCGGCATCCACCTTCGTTTGCATGGGGCAGAACTTCGGCCCGCACATGGAGCAAAACTCAGCCGTTTTATAGATGTCTGCCGGTAGGGTTTCATCGTGGTATTCCCGTGCTCGTTCGGGATCAAGGGCGAGTTCAAATTGGCGGTTCCAGTCAAAGTTATACCGTGCCCGCGACAGTTCATCATCGCGATCGCGCGCCCCCGGACGGTGACGGGCAATATCCGCTGCGTGAGCGGCAATTTTGTAGGCAATCAACCCATTGCGCACATCTTCAGCATTGGGTAAGCCAAGGTGCTCTTTGGGGGTGACATAGCAAAGCATCGCTGCGCCGTACCAACCCGCCATTGCCGCCCCAATGGCACTGGTAATGTGGTCATAGCCGGGGGCAATATCCGTCACCAGCGGCCCAAGGACATAGAAGGGGGCTTCGGCGCATTCCTCCATCTGCTTGCGCACATTGAATTCAATTTGATCCATGGGCACGTGGCCAGGGCCTTCCACCATCACTTGCACATCGTGTTCCCAAGCCTTGCGGGTGAGTTGACCGAGGGTTTTCAATTCCGCCAATTGAGCTTCATCGGAAGCATCATGGAGACAGCCCGGCCGCAGCGAGTCCCCCAAGGAGAAGGAGACATCATATTTTTTGAAAATTTCAATAATGTCGCGGAAGTGGGTGTAAAGGGGATTTTGCTTATGGTGATACAGCATCCACTTGGCGAGAATGCCACCGCCGCGCGACACAATGCCCGTGATGCGGTTTTTCACCAAGGGCAGGTATTCAATGAGAATCCCTGCATGGATCGTCATGTAGTCCACCCCCTGCTGGGCATGCTTTTCAATCACATGAAGAAAGTCATCGGGGGTGAGCCGCTCAACGCTGCCGTGGACACTTTCAAGGGCTTGATAGACGGGCACCGTACCGATGGGCACCGGTGAGGCATTAATAATGGCGGTGCGAATGGCGTCAAGGTCACCGCCCCCCGTAGAGAGATCCATCACCGTATCGGCACCATACTTCACTGCTAGACGCAGTTTGGCCAATTCTTCCTCTAAATTCGAGGAGTTGGGAGAGGCACCAATGTTGGCATTGACTTTGCACTTGGCGGCAATCCCGATCGCCATTGGCTCGAGGTTGGGGTGATTGATATTGGCGGGAATAATCATCCGCCCACGGGCGACCTCATCGCGAATCAATTCCGCAGGTAGGTTTTCCCGCCGTGCCACATAGTGCATTTCTTCGGTGATAATCCCTTGGCGGGCATAATGCATTTGGGTGACATTGTCTTGCCCCTTGCGGGCAGCAATCCATTCGCTACGCACCATTGATAGAATCCTCTCTAGACAGCTTCCCTACGCCAGCATGATCTGGTTCAGGTTCTAAGGGTTTGCTCTCAGCCTGCTCTAACCGCAGACACCCCTAGCATGTCGTTCATTCTATCATTTTGCCCTTGGGGGTGGGGATCAGTCCAAAACATCAATGCGCACAGGTCCGACACCGGCACCAATGAGGCCAATGGCAGCGGCAGCACCCCGTGAGAGGT harbors:
- a CDS encoding SRPBCC family protein, yielding MSWLEHTVQIEVAADVDRVWALWSDLEKMPLWMKWIESVVITEEDPTLSRWTLATGSWHFSWRSRICRQVKHQMIQWESVDGLPNRGAIRFYDRHGSTIVKLSVAYAIPGILGQMMDRLFLGRVVESTLQADLERFREYAQQMQPTQVS
- a CDS encoding inorganic phosphate transporter, with product MAIDFKGGLIAIALLFDVTNGFHDAANAIATVVATRALSLRAALILAAVANFGGAFLSTRVALTIEAGILNSSALGSHWFGVISAALLGAMGWNLLTWYWGLPSSSSHALIGGLVGAALFQVSPQIIYWQGIVEAVVIPMVVSPLVAIAIGLSFMTLVEKWLQSQEIPPEHWQRLQILSGMLMAVAHGANDAQKTMGVITLALVSWGQLAPDAGVPFWVMGACALAIAIGTYGGGERIIRTTGEKITPLDPVSGCFANLSAALTVGAASLVGFPVSTTQVVVGAITGAGYRHQGEVNWQVWAQIFMAWVLTFPGAALLAIAISFCLAQL
- the thiC gene encoding phosphomethylpyrimidine synthase, translating into MRSEWIAARKGQDNVTQMHYARQGIITEEMHYVARRENLPAELIRDEVARGRMIIPANINHPNLEPMAIGIAAKCKVNANIGASPNSSNLEEELAKLRLAVKYGADTVMDLSTGGGDLDAIRTAIINASPVPIGTVPVYQALESVHGSVERLTPDDFLHVIEKHAQQGVDYMTIHAGILIEYLPLVKNRITGIVSRGGGILAKWMLYHHKQNPLYTHFRDIIEIFKKYDVSFSLGDSLRPGCLHDASDEAQLAELKTLGQLTRKAWEHDVQVMVEGPGHVPMDQIEFNVRKQMEECAEAPFYVLGPLVTDIAPGYDHITSAIGAAMAGWYGAAMLCYVTPKEHLGLPNAEDVRNGLIAYKIAAHAADIARHRPGARDRDDELSRARYNFDWNRQFELALDPERAREYHDETLPADIYKTAEFCSMCGPKFCPMQTKVDADALAELEKFLAKNKDQVSASA